In Sphaeramia orbicularis chromosome 10, fSphaOr1.1, whole genome shotgun sequence, the following proteins share a genomic window:
- the zbtb3 gene encoding zinc finger and BTB domain-containing protein 3 isoform X2 yields MMEFPQHSQQLLSALCSQRQRGFLCDCTVMVGSSRFLAHRAVLASCSPFFHMFYSDSPGGTGGNNTSSSVTLDSDIVTAAAFSLLLDFVYEGVLRVEESPPVEDILAAASFLHMNEVVRVCKRRLHRRGPLAEADSTRSEEGSGVRRAVETGNEGEGVGGAGPVVAMAADLLNPAEVAAPLSSLPITITAERSQLDSVKLEQRSGGGTSETRAQTPLSPDLADTTQPGMDVPHVPPSSEMLQVLATGPSAPTSGGHLRLGTGGQCERTALCSPCSTTETYSHSSNQQPSSSSSLVPVSQAGGPSLVLHPHSQSSISPSPNQETLRLSRDNDSIRKHLESEHKGKSGGAQPVVMLIHAPALPSHVRSNTVQSQPQRTLPQIQTALSLQHQSPDFHFTTKTQTITGLQAEPEASVTLQEGRSQPPVGRVRTGTRDGEAVKVKVEAIVISDEELEEEKEESREPVMEVDDEFEDDIQEEELNSPQYLTSHSQGLLQMTSQSNDYTFPLSPSSSSGAGPSSQDSSSFTSSLIPQSTAQQQSDNPGFFQDFQDSLGNFVEDVPTCGVCGKTFSCTYTLRRHAIVHTRERPYECRYCYRSYTQSGDLYRHIRKAHDHTLPAKRSKGDMEQPLPPQPPPPLS; encoded by the exons TGATGGAGTTTCCCCAGCATTCCCAGCAGCTTCTGTCAGCTCTATGTTCCCAACGGCAGCGGGGCTTCCTCTGTGACTGTACCGTCATGGTGGGCTCCTCCCGTTTCCTGGCTCACCGTGCTGTTTTGGCCTCCTGTTCGCCTTTCTTCCACATGTTCTACTCAGATTCTCCAGGGGGCACCGGTGGAAACAACACCAGCAGCTCTGTCACGCTTGACAGTGACATTGTCACAGCTGCTGCATTTAGTTTGCTCTTGGACTTTGTTTATGAAGGCGTGTTAAGGGTGGAGGAGTCTCCACCAGTGGAGGACATACTGGCAGCTGCCAGCTTTCTGCACATGAATGAGGTGGTGAGGGTTTGTAAGAGGCGTCTGCATAGACGAGGGCCTCTAGCTGAGGCAGACAGTACTCGCTCTGAAGAGGGCTCTGGTGTGAGAAGGGCAGTGGAGACTGGAAACGAAGGGGAGGGGGTTGGTGGAGCAGGGCCTGTGGTGGCCATGGCAGCAGATCTCCTAAACCCTGCTGAAGTGGCAGCTCCACTTTCATCATTACCCATAACCATAACAGCAGAGAGGAGTCAGCTGGACTCAGTGAAGCTGGAGCAGAGATCTGGTGGGGGGACATCAGAGACACGAGCTCAGACCCCTCTGAGCCCTGATCTTGCTGATACCACCCAACCAGGCATGGACGTCCCACACGTACCACCAAGTAGTGAGATGCTGCAGGTCCTGGCCACAGGCCCGTCTGCCCCCACTTCTGGAGGTCACCTCAGGTTGGGGACTGGGGGTCAGTGTGAGAGGACAGCACTTTGTAGCCCCTGCAGCACCACTGAGACATACAG TCACAGCAGTAACCAGcagccctcctcctcttcctctctggtACCTGTGAGCCAAGCGGGTGGACCATCGCTGGTTTTACATCCTCATTCACAATCTAGCATCTCTCCCAGCCCTAATCAGGAAACACTAAGACTGTCCCGTGACAACGACTCAATTAGGAAACACTTGGAGTCAGAGCACAAAGGAAAGTCAGGAGGAGCACAACCAGTGGTTATGTTAATCCATGCACCAGCACTACCGTCACATGTAAGGTCAAACACAGTGCAGTCACAGCCTCAGCGGACACTTCCCCAAATCCAGACTGCTTTGTCACTGCAGCACCAAAGCCCAGACTTTCACTTTACTACAAAGACTCAGACTATTACAGGACTTCAGGCGGAACCAGAGGCCTCGGTAACGCTGCAGGAAGGAAGGTCTCAGCCTCCTGTGGGTAGAGTGAGGACAGGAACCAGAGATGGAGAGGCTGTGAAAGTCAAGGTAGAAGCCATTGTTATATCTGATGAAGAactagaggaggagaaagaggaaagcAGGGAACCTGTGATGGAAGTGGACGATGAGTTTGAAGATGACATCCAGGAAGAGGAGCTGAACAGCCCTCAGTATCTCACCTCCCACTCACAGGGTCTTTTACAAATGACCTCTCAATCTAATGACTACACCTTCCCTCTCTCCCCCTCATCATCATCCGGTGCCGGCCCTTCATCACAGGACAGCTCCTCTTTTACCTCCTCTCTCATTCCTCAGTCCACAGCTCAGCAACAATCGGACAACCCTGGCTTCTTCCAGGACTTCCAGGACTCCCTGGGAAACTTTGTAGAGGATGTTCCAACATGTGGCGTCTGCGGAAAGACTTTTTCATGCACCTACACTTTACGGCGCCACGCCATCGTTCACACCCGGGAGCGCCCGTATGAGTGCCGCTACTGCTACCGGAGCTACACACAGTCAGGTGACCTGTACCGGCATATCCGCAAGGCCCATGACCACACACTACCGGCCAAACGCAGCAAGGGAGACATGGAACAGCCTCTGCCACCACAGCCACCACCACCTCTGagctaa
- the LOC115426619 gene encoding seipin-like isoform X2, whose protein sequence is MDQQTHLHAGGYGQPSVIINRNLQILKDTFGTMVSRARQRFIQGFLVFSFVLLVLWIATFLYGSFYYSYMPKASFSTPVNYYYRTDCESPTSFLCSYPLANISLMRNKKHVLTLGQPYRISLHLEMPDSPVNREIGMFMIRTTCFSRESRPVANSARSSILRYHSELLRTLGTLLFLPAYLSGAAEQKQVLEVELFSDYTDDPYSPSDTAIIEILSSKVQIYSSHLYIHAHFTGLRYLLFNFPAFSAMVGISSNFVFLSILFLLGYVRQILRFNRKPEQIRAHVLRSEREQNQQDNERNTPEGSTRIRSTNLRQRQNHGHQT, encoded by the exons ATGGATCAACAAACTCATTTACATGCAGGAGGTTATGGACAACCTTCGGTCATCATTAATCGAAACCTGCAGATCCTCAAGGATACGTTTGGAACGATGGTTTCACGGGCTCGTCAGAGGTTTATTCAAGGCtttcttgtttttagttttgtctTACTGGTCCTTTGGATTGCTACCTTTTTATACGGAAGCTTTTACTACTCTTACATGCCCAAAGCGTCTTTTTCAACCCCAGTGAACTATTACTACAG GACAGATTGTGAGTCTCCAACCTCTTTTTTGTGCTCTTACCCTTTGGCAAACATCTCTCTGATGAGGAATAAGAAACAT GTGCTGACACTGGGCCAGCCTTATCGGATCTCCCTACACCTTGAGATGCCTGACTCTCCGGTCAATCGAGAGATCGGGATGTTCATGATCAGAACCACCTGCTTTTCCCGTGAGAGCAGGCCAGTTGCCAACTCAGCTCGTTCT AGCATCCTGCGATACCATTCAGAGTTGCTGAGGACTCTGGGAACACTGCTTTTCCTCCCAGCATACCTGTCTGGAGCAGCTGAGCAGAAACAAGTGCTGGAGGTGGAGCTTTTCTCAGATTATACAGATGATCCT tATAGCCCCTCAGACACAGCCATCATTGAGATTCTGTCCAGCAAGGTTCAGATCTACTCATCTCATCTCTACATTCATGCTCACTTCACTGGTTTAAG ATACTTGCTGTTCAATTTCCCTGCATTTTCAGCCATGGTGGGAATCTCCAGTAACTTCGTTTTCCTcagcatcctcttcctcctcggctACGTGAGACAGATATTGAGGTTTAATAGGAAACCAGAGCAG aTCAGAGCACATGTGCTACGTTCAGAAAGGGAGCAAaatcagcaagataatgaaagaAATACTCCTGAAG GTTCAACTCGGATAAGATCCACAAATCTGCGTCAACGGCAGAACCATGGGCACCAAACATAA
- the zbtb3 gene encoding zinc finger and BTB domain-containing protein 3 isoform X3 yields MEFPQHSQQLLSALCSQRQRGFLCDCTVMVGSSRFLAHRAVLASCSPFFHMFYSDSPGGTGGNNTSSSVTLDSDIVTAAAFSLLLDFVYEGVLRVEESPPVEDILAAASFLHMNEVVRVCKRRLHRRGPLAEADSTRSEEGSGVRRAVETGNEGEGVGGAGPVVAMAADLLNPAEVAAPLSSLPITITAERSQLDSVKLEQRSGGGTSETRAQTPLSPDLADTTQPGMDVPHVPPSSEMLQVLATGPSAPTSGGHLRLGTGGQCERTALCSPCSTTETYSHSSNQQPSSSSSLVPVSQAGGPSLVLHPHSQSSISPSPNQETLRLSRDNDSIRKHLESEHKGKSGGAQPVVMLIHAPALPSHVRSNTVQSQPQRTLPQIQTALSLQHQSPDFHFTTKTQTITGLQAEPEASVTLQEGRSQPPVGRVRTGTRDGEAVKVKVEAIVISDEELEEEKEESREPVMEVDDEFEDDIQEEELNSPQYLTSHSQGLLQMTSQSNDYTFPLSPSSSSGAGPSSQDSSSFTSSLIPQSTAQQQSDNPGFFQDFQDSLGNFVEDVPTCGVCGKTFSCTYTLRRHAIVHTRERPYECRYCYRSYTQSGDLYRHIRKAHDHTLPAKRSKGDMEQPLPPQPPPPLS; encoded by the exons ATGGAGTTTCCCCAGCATTCCCAGCAGCTTCTGTCAGCTCTATGTTCCCAACGGCAGCGGGGCTTCCTCTGTGACTGTACCGTCATGGTGGGCTCCTCCCGTTTCCTGGCTCACCGTGCTGTTTTGGCCTCCTGTTCGCCTTTCTTCCACATGTTCTACTCAGATTCTCCAGGGGGCACCGGTGGAAACAACACCAGCAGCTCTGTCACGCTTGACAGTGACATTGTCACAGCTGCTGCATTTAGTTTGCTCTTGGACTTTGTTTATGAAGGCGTGTTAAGGGTGGAGGAGTCTCCACCAGTGGAGGACATACTGGCAGCTGCCAGCTTTCTGCACATGAATGAGGTGGTGAGGGTTTGTAAGAGGCGTCTGCATAGACGAGGGCCTCTAGCTGAGGCAGACAGTACTCGCTCTGAAGAGGGCTCTGGTGTGAGAAGGGCAGTGGAGACTGGAAACGAAGGGGAGGGGGTTGGTGGAGCAGGGCCTGTGGTGGCCATGGCAGCAGATCTCCTAAACCCTGCTGAAGTGGCAGCTCCACTTTCATCATTACCCATAACCATAACAGCAGAGAGGAGTCAGCTGGACTCAGTGAAGCTGGAGCAGAGATCTGGTGGGGGGACATCAGAGACACGAGCTCAGACCCCTCTGAGCCCTGATCTTGCTGATACCACCCAACCAGGCATGGACGTCCCACACGTACCACCAAGTAGTGAGATGCTGCAGGTCCTGGCCACAGGCCCGTCTGCCCCCACTTCTGGAGGTCACCTCAGGTTGGGGACTGGGGGTCAGTGTGAGAGGACAGCACTTTGTAGCCCCTGCAGCACCACTGAGACATACAG TCACAGCAGTAACCAGcagccctcctcctcttcctctctggtACCTGTGAGCCAAGCGGGTGGACCATCGCTGGTTTTACATCCTCATTCACAATCTAGCATCTCTCCCAGCCCTAATCAGGAAACACTAAGACTGTCCCGTGACAACGACTCAATTAGGAAACACTTGGAGTCAGAGCACAAAGGAAAGTCAGGAGGAGCACAACCAGTGGTTATGTTAATCCATGCACCAGCACTACCGTCACATGTAAGGTCAAACACAGTGCAGTCACAGCCTCAGCGGACACTTCCCCAAATCCAGACTGCTTTGTCACTGCAGCACCAAAGCCCAGACTTTCACTTTACTACAAAGACTCAGACTATTACAGGACTTCAGGCGGAACCAGAGGCCTCGGTAACGCTGCAGGAAGGAAGGTCTCAGCCTCCTGTGGGTAGAGTGAGGACAGGAACCAGAGATGGAGAGGCTGTGAAAGTCAAGGTAGAAGCCATTGTTATATCTGATGAAGAactagaggaggagaaagaggaaagcAGGGAACCTGTGATGGAAGTGGACGATGAGTTTGAAGATGACATCCAGGAAGAGGAGCTGAACAGCCCTCAGTATCTCACCTCCCACTCACAGGGTCTTTTACAAATGACCTCTCAATCTAATGACTACACCTTCCCTCTCTCCCCCTCATCATCATCCGGTGCCGGCCCTTCATCACAGGACAGCTCCTCTTTTACCTCCTCTCTCATTCCTCAGTCCACAGCTCAGCAACAATCGGACAACCCTGGCTTCTTCCAGGACTTCCAGGACTCCCTGGGAAACTTTGTAGAGGATGTTCCAACATGTGGCGTCTGCGGAAAGACTTTTTCATGCACCTACACTTTACGGCGCCACGCCATCGTTCACACCCGGGAGCGCCCGTATGAGTGCCGCTACTGCTACCGGAGCTACACACAGTCAGGTGACCTGTACCGGCATATCCGCAAGGCCCATGACCACACACTACCGGCCAAACGCAGCAAGGGAGACATGGAACAGCCTCTGCCACCACAGCCACCACCACCTCTGagctaa
- the LOC115426619 gene encoding seipin-like isoform X1 has protein sequence MDQQTHLHAGGYGQPSVIINRNLQILKDTFGTMVSRARQRFIQGFLVFSFVLLVLWIATFLYGSFYYSYMPKASFSTPVNYYYRTDCESPTSFLCSYPLANISLMRNKKHVLTLGQPYRISLHLEMPDSPVNREIGMFMIRTTCFSRESRPVANSARSARQLLSTTSSHFSILRYHSELLRTLGTLLFLPAYLSGAAEQKQVLEVELFSDYTDDPYSPSDTAIIEILSSKVQIYSSHLYIHAHFTGLRYLLFNFPAFSAMVGISSNFVFLSILFLLGYVRQILRFNRKPEQIRAHVLRSEREQNQQDNERNTPEGSTRIRSTNLRQRQNHGHQT, from the exons ATGGATCAACAAACTCATTTACATGCAGGAGGTTATGGACAACCTTCGGTCATCATTAATCGAAACCTGCAGATCCTCAAGGATACGTTTGGAACGATGGTTTCACGGGCTCGTCAGAGGTTTATTCAAGGCtttcttgtttttagttttgtctTACTGGTCCTTTGGATTGCTACCTTTTTATACGGAAGCTTTTACTACTCTTACATGCCCAAAGCGTCTTTTTCAACCCCAGTGAACTATTACTACAG GACAGATTGTGAGTCTCCAACCTCTTTTTTGTGCTCTTACCCTTTGGCAAACATCTCTCTGATGAGGAATAAGAAACAT GTGCTGACACTGGGCCAGCCTTATCGGATCTCCCTACACCTTGAGATGCCTGACTCTCCGGTCAATCGAGAGATCGGGATGTTCATGATCAGAACCACCTGCTTTTCCCGTGAGAGCAGGCCAGTTGCCAACTCAGCTCGTTCT GCAAGACAACTGCTGTCCACCACCAGCTCTCACTTT AGCATCCTGCGATACCATTCAGAGTTGCTGAGGACTCTGGGAACACTGCTTTTCCTCCCAGCATACCTGTCTGGAGCAGCTGAGCAGAAACAAGTGCTGGAGGTGGAGCTTTTCTCAGATTATACAGATGATCCT tATAGCCCCTCAGACACAGCCATCATTGAGATTCTGTCCAGCAAGGTTCAGATCTACTCATCTCATCTCTACATTCATGCTCACTTCACTGGTTTAAG ATACTTGCTGTTCAATTTCCCTGCATTTTCAGCCATGGTGGGAATCTCCAGTAACTTCGTTTTCCTcagcatcctcttcctcctcggctACGTGAGACAGATATTGAGGTTTAATAGGAAACCAGAGCAG aTCAGAGCACATGTGCTACGTTCAGAAAGGGAGCAAaatcagcaagataatgaaagaAATACTCCTGAAG GTTCAACTCGGATAAGATCCACAAATCTGCGTCAACGGCAGAACCATGGGCACCAAACATAA
- the zbtb3 gene encoding zinc finger and BTB domain-containing protein 3 isoform X1, protein MQDPLPVCSRYPLVGGGVADGVAITAHHRGKAAFFLEENIIQTAATVMEFPQHSQQLLSALCSQRQRGFLCDCTVMVGSSRFLAHRAVLASCSPFFHMFYSDSPGGTGGNNTSSSVTLDSDIVTAAAFSLLLDFVYEGVLRVEESPPVEDILAAASFLHMNEVVRVCKRRLHRRGPLAEADSTRSEEGSGVRRAVETGNEGEGVGGAGPVVAMAADLLNPAEVAAPLSSLPITITAERSQLDSVKLEQRSGGGTSETRAQTPLSPDLADTTQPGMDVPHVPPSSEMLQVLATGPSAPTSGGHLRLGTGGQCERTALCSPCSTTETYSHSSNQQPSSSSSLVPVSQAGGPSLVLHPHSQSSISPSPNQETLRLSRDNDSIRKHLESEHKGKSGGAQPVVMLIHAPALPSHVRSNTVQSQPQRTLPQIQTALSLQHQSPDFHFTTKTQTITGLQAEPEASVTLQEGRSQPPVGRVRTGTRDGEAVKVKVEAIVISDEELEEEKEESREPVMEVDDEFEDDIQEEELNSPQYLTSHSQGLLQMTSQSNDYTFPLSPSSSSGAGPSSQDSSSFTSSLIPQSTAQQQSDNPGFFQDFQDSLGNFVEDVPTCGVCGKTFSCTYTLRRHAIVHTRERPYECRYCYRSYTQSGDLYRHIRKAHDHTLPAKRSKGDMEQPLPPQPPPPLS, encoded by the exons TGATGGAGTTTCCCCAGCATTCCCAGCAGCTTCTGTCAGCTCTATGTTCCCAACGGCAGCGGGGCTTCCTCTGTGACTGTACCGTCATGGTGGGCTCCTCCCGTTTCCTGGCTCACCGTGCTGTTTTGGCCTCCTGTTCGCCTTTCTTCCACATGTTCTACTCAGATTCTCCAGGGGGCACCGGTGGAAACAACACCAGCAGCTCTGTCACGCTTGACAGTGACATTGTCACAGCTGCTGCATTTAGTTTGCTCTTGGACTTTGTTTATGAAGGCGTGTTAAGGGTGGAGGAGTCTCCACCAGTGGAGGACATACTGGCAGCTGCCAGCTTTCTGCACATGAATGAGGTGGTGAGGGTTTGTAAGAGGCGTCTGCATAGACGAGGGCCTCTAGCTGAGGCAGACAGTACTCGCTCTGAAGAGGGCTCTGGTGTGAGAAGGGCAGTGGAGACTGGAAACGAAGGGGAGGGGGTTGGTGGAGCAGGGCCTGTGGTGGCCATGGCAGCAGATCTCCTAAACCCTGCTGAAGTGGCAGCTCCACTTTCATCATTACCCATAACCATAACAGCAGAGAGGAGTCAGCTGGACTCAGTGAAGCTGGAGCAGAGATCTGGTGGGGGGACATCAGAGACACGAGCTCAGACCCCTCTGAGCCCTGATCTTGCTGATACCACCCAACCAGGCATGGACGTCCCACACGTACCACCAAGTAGTGAGATGCTGCAGGTCCTGGCCACAGGCCCGTCTGCCCCCACTTCTGGAGGTCACCTCAGGTTGGGGACTGGGGGTCAGTGTGAGAGGACAGCACTTTGTAGCCCCTGCAGCACCACTGAGACATACAG TCACAGCAGTAACCAGcagccctcctcctcttcctctctggtACCTGTGAGCCAAGCGGGTGGACCATCGCTGGTTTTACATCCTCATTCACAATCTAGCATCTCTCCCAGCCCTAATCAGGAAACACTAAGACTGTCCCGTGACAACGACTCAATTAGGAAACACTTGGAGTCAGAGCACAAAGGAAAGTCAGGAGGAGCACAACCAGTGGTTATGTTAATCCATGCACCAGCACTACCGTCACATGTAAGGTCAAACACAGTGCAGTCACAGCCTCAGCGGACACTTCCCCAAATCCAGACTGCTTTGTCACTGCAGCACCAAAGCCCAGACTTTCACTTTACTACAAAGACTCAGACTATTACAGGACTTCAGGCGGAACCAGAGGCCTCGGTAACGCTGCAGGAAGGAAGGTCTCAGCCTCCTGTGGGTAGAGTGAGGACAGGAACCAGAGATGGAGAGGCTGTGAAAGTCAAGGTAGAAGCCATTGTTATATCTGATGAAGAactagaggaggagaaagaggaaagcAGGGAACCTGTGATGGAAGTGGACGATGAGTTTGAAGATGACATCCAGGAAGAGGAGCTGAACAGCCCTCAGTATCTCACCTCCCACTCACAGGGTCTTTTACAAATGACCTCTCAATCTAATGACTACACCTTCCCTCTCTCCCCCTCATCATCATCCGGTGCCGGCCCTTCATCACAGGACAGCTCCTCTTTTACCTCCTCTCTCATTCCTCAGTCCACAGCTCAGCAACAATCGGACAACCCTGGCTTCTTCCAGGACTTCCAGGACTCCCTGGGAAACTTTGTAGAGGATGTTCCAACATGTGGCGTCTGCGGAAAGACTTTTTCATGCACCTACACTTTACGGCGCCACGCCATCGTTCACACCCGGGAGCGCCCGTATGAGTGCCGCTACTGCTACCGGAGCTACACACAGTCAGGTGACCTGTACCGGCATATCCGCAAGGCCCATGACCACACACTACCGGCCAAACGCAGCAAGGGAGACATGGAACAGCCTCTGCCACCACAGCCACCACCACCTCTGagctaa
- the rnaseh2c gene encoding ribonuclease H2 subunit C: MSCNSNVIRVLPPVGQEQRVPVHLMPCEIEHNGSAQVSEYFTATMKDRKHEKTVSFRGRGLKGQELSCPQGYTGLVLKEVNKPGSDQEDRTVRISSVFNKLTYWNLETPPNSDDTIVMAMDWPELAEAIHGPVDD; the protein is encoded by the exons ATGTCCTGTAACAGCAATGTGATCCGTGTTCTGCCACCGGTGGGGCAGGAACAGAGAGTCCCAGTCCACCTGATGCCCTGTGAGATTGAACACAACGGGTCAGCACAGGTCTCAGAATACTTCACTGCCACCATGAAAGACCGCAAGCATG AGAAGACAGTGTCATTTAGGGGACGTGGGTTAAAGGGGCAGGAGCTCAGCTGTCCACAAGGCTACACTGGTCTTGTATTGAAAGAGGTCAACAAACCCGGCTCAGACCAGGAG GACCGTACAGTGAGGATTTCCTCTGTTTTTAACAAACTCACCTACTGGAACCTGGAAACGCCTCCAAACTCTGATGATACAATCGTGATGGCAATGGACTGGCCTGAGCTGGCTGAAGCA ATCCATGGACCAGTAGACGACTAA